TCTCGATAAACTGAGTGAATGGGGATGCAAGCGGACAGTGGATACGTTTATGCGTTACAGAACGCGAGTTTCCCCGGCATTCTGAAGATTGGCATGACGCTCAGAAACCCGTTTGAAAGGGCTTCAGAACTTCATACTACTGGCGTGCCAACGCCTTTTTTCGTTGCCTTTTGTGTCTTTGTTCCAGATGCAGTTCGATTGGAGAGGACACTGCATACGCATTTTGCTGCCCATCGAATCAATGCGAATCGGGAATTCTTCAAGCTAGAGCTGCCCGAACTCATGGCGGCTGTTCTGCCCTACATGGAAGGCAGTGTTGAGCATAAACTTGACATTGACGCGGTGGGTTCAGCTTCGACAACTCCGCCTGTTCTATCCATCCCAGCAAATACTCTGCTACTCCCAGATATGAATGAAGATAGCGCTCTATTTGCTTTAAATGGCGACGATTATTTTATCAACTATGCAGAAGCGGCTAGGCAAGGTGACAACACCGCCCTGACGGCCTGACACAAAGTATGAGAAAACGTCCCCGATAGGGGACAATTTCTGTTTATGACGACAAAAATAGTCTTCGGGGACGTGCCCCGACTCTACCAGAATGTCCGGCCCTTCCTCAGCGCC
This region of Deinococcus fonticola genomic DNA includes:
- a CDS encoding GIY-YIG nuclease family protein; the protein is MGMQADSGYVYALQNASFPGILKIGMTLRNPFERASELHTTGVPTPFFVAFCVFVPDAVRLERTLHTHFAAHRINANREFFKLELPELMAAVLPYMEGSVEHKLDIDAVGSASTTPPVLSIPANTLLLPDMNEDSALFALNGDDYFINYAEAARQGDNTALTA